From a region of the Betta splendens chromosome 5, fBetSpl5.4, whole genome shotgun sequence genome:
- the LOC114856319 gene encoding P2Y purinoceptor 1-like, giving the protein MSGNLTQIPCENINLNFTHSFLPPVFITVFIVGSLSNIWGLRSVCKSWKNIGNINIFMLNLGVADLLYLFTLPFLVHYYASNSQWTFGQTFCKVTRFCFNVNLYGSIGFLTCISVYRYLGIVHPMKVMGKITSRHSLSITALVWLLVIVQILPDMFFDKNDEKSPNSCFDTTSNDMIKTYLPYSVSWAITGFALPLVIILVCYGHIVVVLAKKATVNPLLKQRCLKLVVILVILFSICFIPYHVFRNINLKTRILKQNGICYASFRNVYIMHQVGRCLACLNSAINPLIYIVGNDDFLVKLQNFGMRSRRSLANLKGAVIYRKPMEEALDSLSETPVRPD; this is encoded by the coding sequence ATGTCTGGAAATCTGACGCAGATACCCTGCGAGAACATCAATCTGAACTTTACGCACAGCTTTCTGCCACCTGTGTTCATCACGGTGTTTATTGTCGGGTCTCTGTCCAACATCTGGGGCCTGAGGAGTGTGTGCAAAAGCTGGAAAAACATTGGAAACATCAACATCTTCATGCTGAACCTCGGGGTGGCGGACCTGCTGTATCTGTTCACCCTGCCCTTCCTCGTGCACTATTACGCGAGCAACAGCCAGTGGACCTTTGGCCAGACCTTCTGCAAAGTGACCCGGTTCTGTTTCAATGTCAACCTGTACGGCAGCATCGGTTTCCTCACCTGCATCAGCGTATACAGGTACCTGGGCATTGTGCACCCCATGAAAGTGATGGGAAAAATCACCAGCCGACACTCGCTAAGCATAACCGCGCTGGTCTGGCTCCTGGTCATTGTTCAGATCCTCCCTGACATGTTCTTTGACAAGAACGATGAGAAGTCACCTAACTCGTGTTTTGACACCACTTCGAACGACATGATCAAGACCTACCTGCCCTACAGCGTTAGCTGGGCTATCACAGGGTTCGCATTGCCGCTGGTTATCATTTTGGTGTGTTATGGACATATTGTTGTGGTTCTTGCCAAGAAAGCCACCGTAAACCCTCTGCTGAAGCAGCGTTGCCTGAAGCTGGTCGTGATTCTGGTCATCCTGTTCTCCATCTGTTTCATCCCCTACCACGTGTTTCGAAATATCAACCTGAAAACCAGGATTTTAAAACAGAACGGGATCTGCTACGCCAGTTTCCGCAACGTATACATCATGCATCAGGTTGGCAGATGCCTGGCGTGTCTGAACAGCGCCATTAACCCGCTGATTTATATCGTTGGCAATGACGACTTTctggtgaagctgcagaactTCGGTATGAGGTCCCGGCGGTCTCTGGCCAACCTGAAAGGGGCAGTGATTTACCGCAAACCGATGGAGGAGGCGCTGGACTCGCTATCGGAAACTCCTGTCAGACCGGACTAG